A genomic region of Pogona vitticeps strain Pit_001003342236 chromosome 15, PviZW2.1, whole genome shotgun sequence contains the following coding sequences:
- the INTS5 gene encoding integrator complex subunit 5, translating to MSALCDPPGVGGPTGSTPSPKPAAGPPSLSAQELAQEIKAFLSGVDPVHGNKLTIKEHARCAILLLRNLPPARGAVLDHLRGVFDEYVCTYLMDLESSENGMGSIRSQGPNLDDVVQEIQAVLSDFVRMDPKAWAALVSTWSIDLMGQLSSKYAGRHGVPHASSLNELLQLWMSCKATRTLMEIYTQCLSSMINSCPDACVDALLDTSVQHSPHFDWVVAHIGSSFPNTIINRVLSCGLKDFCMHGSASADLLLFPSATAADKRVPKIASVVGILGHLASRHSESIKQELLRMFHGSLGPAWDQQQKATVPFLLQLAVMSPTLLGTISAELVDSLKPSVLNQLHQHFASLPREDLENMVSIVVHLICQTSGGAYRTLQFLINTAMPASVITTPGLAVHDSVREACDRIIQLLLLNLQKLVYNRGSASLAEAPPRVVPFLDELKGHVRELCVEALQLERKRFLWQHQLLVLLSVYCTPSCAGEALFYLLTLARSQEELSLATQLYAVLSSCMSGLLPATMKKCICQIHAGALSEPHMAQLFQNLALIMQWEGEGPASMGQQLGQAVSSHVYDFGQLLLHHNPEVAQAASLLLSVCPMPKAIRPAHLLFLIRSAVHHFFLVLRCQYPTGISYGSRLLGCLSRASPMASKAILQYLVEGALHPGNTELFGGTAQPPSVRNDARLEGASVSLLDINRRFTAAVNFSGSVWSVFHAGVIGKGLKPPHAPHRHEPEEISQNVQTFLSLLLQCCGAGRCGPEPSRRGAVGPEAAKTVAVVLVDTVCPDVTNSELAWPPEEHTRNTVERDLQIERSFRDNPLLFQLLSLVASGRPALCYCSVLLRGLMATLMAHWEASRENDTTSSPWHLQASCALVACMGEGHLLPPLLSNMHEIFDQLAPFEVHLLLLSVWDYMRDNSPLPQKFSFDADTGLFFRDFSRDVDVGKYLYVLHSVLHKNIDRLGLLSGRFHT from the coding sequence TGCCCAAGAACTTGCTCAGGAGATCAAGGCCTTCCTGAGTGGAGTGGACCCTGTACACGGCAACAAGCTCACCATTAAAGAGCATGCCAGATGCGCAATTTTACTGCTGCGCAACCTGCCCCCTGCCCGCGGCGCTGTCCTGGATCACCTCCGCGGCGTCTTTGACGAGTACGTGTGCACCTACTTGATGGATCTTGAGAGCAGCGAGAACGGCATGGGCTCCATCCGCTCCCAGGGCCCCAACCTGGACGATGTGGTGCAGGAAATCCAGGCCGTGCTCTCCGACTTTGTCCGCATGGATCCCAAGGCCTGGGCGGCCTTGGTGTCCACTTGGTCCATCGATCTGATGGGGCAGCTGAGTAGCAAATATGCCGGGCGCCACGGGGTCCCCCACGCCAGCAGCCTCAATGAACTCCTGCAGCTATGGATGTCCTGCAAGGCCACACGGACACTGATGGAGATCTACACCCAGTGCCTCTCCTCCATGATCAACAGCTGCCCGGATGCCTGCGTGGATGCCCTCCTTGACACGTCCGTCCAGCACTCCCCTCATTTTGACTGGGTGGTGGCCCACATCGGCTCCTCCTTCCCCAACACCATCATCAACCGGGTGCTTTCCTGCGGGCTGAAGGATTTCTGCATGCACGGCTCAGCCTCCGCTGATCTCCTCCTTTTCCCGAGCGCCACAGCAGCTGACAAGAGGGTGCCCAAAATTGCCTCGGTTGTGGGCATTTTGGGTCACCTGGCCTCTCGCCACTCGGAGAGCATCAAGCAGGAGTTGTTGCGCATGTTCCACGGGAGTCTGGGCCCTGCCTGGGACCAGCAGCAGAAAGCGACAGTGCCTTTCTTACTCCAGCTGGCGGTCATGTCCCCCACTCTGCTGGGCACCATCTCGGCCGAACTGGTGGATTCCTTAAAACCCAGCGTCCTCAACCAACTGCACCAGCACTTTGCTTCCCTGCCTCGGGAGGACCTGGAAAACATGGTCAGCATCGTGGTGCATCTCATCTGCCAGACGTCCGGAGGCGCTTACCGGACTCTCCAGTTCCTCATCAACACGGCCATGCCGGCCTCTGTCATCACCACCCCGGGCCTGGCCGTCCACGACAGCGTGCGGGAAGCCTGCGATCGCATCATTCAGCTTCTCCTCCTCAACTTACAGAAACTGGTGTACAATCGGGGCTCGGCCAGCTTGGCGGAGGCCCCGCCCCGAGTGGTCCCATTTCTGGACGAGCTGAAAGGCCACGTGCGCGAGCTGTGCGTGGAGGCGCTGCAGTTGGAGAGGAAGCGGTTCTTGTGGCAGCACCAGCTGCTGGTCCTGCTGTCCGTTTACTGCACCCCCAGCTGCGCCGGCGAGGCCCTGTTCTACCTGCTGACGCTGGCTAGGAGCCAAGAGGAGCTCAGTTTAGCCACCCAGCTCTACGCCGTGCTCAGCTCTTGCATGAGCGGCCTGCTGCCGGCGACGATGAAGAAGTGCATCTGTCAGATCCATGCTGGGGCTCTTTCTGAGCCGCACATGGCCCAGCTGTTCCAGAACCTGGCCTTGATCATGCAGTGGGAGGGCGAAGGCCCGGCCTCGATGGGCCAGCAGCTCGGCCAAGCGGTCTCCTCCCACGTGTACGACTTTGGCCAGCTTCTGCTGCACCACAATCCCGAGGTGGCCCAAGCAGCCTCTCTGCTGCTCTCGGTCTGCCCCATGCCAAAGGCCATCCGGCCGGCtcatctcctcttcctcatccgtTCTGCGGTCCACCATTTCTTCCTGGTGCTGCGTTGCCAGTATCCCACGGGGATCAGCTACGGGAGCCGCCTCCTGGGCTGCCTCAGCAGGGCGTCCCCCATGGCCAGCAAAGCGATCCTACAATACCTGGTGGAAGGCGCCCTGCACCCGGGCAACACCGAGCTCTTTGGTGGAACGGCCCAGCCACCCTCTGTCAGGAACGATGCCAGGCTGGAAGGCGCCAGCGTCTCCCTGCTGGACATCAACAGGCGTTTTACGGCCGCAGTGAATTTCTCCGGCAGTGTGTGGTCTGTCTTCCACGCCGGGGTGATTGGCAAGGGTCTGAAGCCCCCCCACGCCCCCCACCGCCACGAACCGGAGGAGATCTCCCAGAATGTCCAGACTTTCCTGAGCTTGCTCCTGCAGTGCTGTGGGGCCGGGCGCTGCGGCCCGGAGCCCTCCCGGCGCGGTGCCGTCGGCCCCGAGGCCGCCAAGACGGTGGCCGTCGTCCTGGTGGATACCGTCTGCCCGGACGTCACCAACAGCGAGCTGGCTTGGCCCCCGGAGGAGCACACTCGCAACACGGTGGAGCGGGACCTCCAGATCGAGCGCTCCTTCCGGGACAACCCTCTGCTCTTCCAGCTGCTGAGCCTGGTGGCCTCGGGGCGGCCGGCGTTGTGTTACTGCTCAGTGCTCCTCCGCGGCCTCATGGCCACCCTCATGGCCCACTGGGAGGCTTCGCGGGAGAACGACACCACCAGCTCGCCCTGGCACTTGCAGGCGTCCTGCGCCCTCGTGGCCTGCATGGGGGAAGGGCACCTGCTCCCACCTCTCCTCAGCAACATGCACGAGATCTTCGACCAGCTGGCCCCCTTCGAGGTGCATCTCTTGCTGCTGAGCGTCTGGGACTACATGCGCGACAACAGCCCCTTGCCGCAGAAGTTCTCGTTCGACGCCGACACGGGCCTCTTCTTCCGAGACTTTTCCAGAGACGTTGACGTTGGCAAATACCTTTATGTCTTACACAGCGTCCTGCATAAGAACATTGATCGCCTGGGGCTGCTTTCTGGGCGATTCCACACCTAA